GACTCAGTAATGCTAATTGTACACCTTGTTTTGAATTTCTTGACCAATGATTACGTCATATTTGAAACAATCATCGGGCAATCACATGAAGTAGAATCGATAAACGACTACCACTAATCAACACGTCACAAAGGACTTGTTCAGTACAATCTTCATTAGCATAACCTACAGCCTGTAAATGAATAATCGCCCTATGAAGTTACGGCCAACTGTTTGTCTAACAAAATAACATTCGGCActggaatcaaaataaaaatagtacgaCTCACAAGATTGTTGTAATTTTCCACAAACGCCTGCCACTGTACAGACATCCACGCGTCGCTCTGCTACAGCGCCGCCGGGATTGCCGCGACGCTGAAACTCATCACGACGCTCATGACCGTTGTGACAACCACGGCTATTGCTGCGACACTCACGACTGGGGTTGCGACTACCACGGCGGTTCGATACTACGATCACGCTCACAACCTGACATTGTAACTGAATCGAAACAAAAACAGATTCGCAAAATCAATCGCTACACAATTACCTACGTATCACGtatcaaaacaaaactaaattcaACAAATAACCGGTAAATCGAATAACGTAATCGaacactgaacaaaaaccacttACACACCGATAAGAATACAACAGAACGACcgaaaagaactaaaatatCGATGTACCCACCAATCACCacaaaatattgcaactaactCGCACACTTGCTAAAAACAGATGTATTGTCAGGGGGTAGGCTTAATATATAACTTCACATATTTTCTGAATAATAGCTTCCATACCGGAAGCAAAGAGAGACATTTGTTCGTTCAATGTaactaactaaattaattaaattttgaaagtggaGTTGGATCtgatcccacttctgatgtcagatattaagaagaagaaggtatacttttcggcttgaaggtatatttctctttctcatcgtctcagagtactcactcagtctactgtggcataagtgggtaatgttgacacaagtaaacacaattaatgatatcaccaaattattataactcaggaatcagttaacagaaaggtaacgcagtacggaaggcgggtagttattagttaagggggcgaagactaacttcttagcattcgatggattcacggttcaccgtgcgggtaccgagtccatcgtgtggcagagggagtaactcagagcagtgcctaggacttgcgacccaggtgtaggtttaaggaggccccctttgcaatgcgcatcaacgctcaccttcactgctcgagttatacgtcccgcctagccaaattaatcgtaataggtaataattaattcgattgcacaaattaattattgaatgagtctaggttaagctactagcaggatacaacaagtgtatcgtgccaagccagagccaagactgccttagccgaggtgacaccgttcgttttatacacgtcagaacaattcaagtaatataataactgagggtaggtgactatcgaacgatgtgctaggtggcgcgtcgatcaccccactactctaacagctaataattgacaactgacattatctgaatacacccaagtcaaacacttgacgttccatattcatactctgcgacatatatatcacatcatcatcacttcagcctatcgcagtccactgctggacataggcctccccaagttcgcgccagacatcccggtcctccgaagagaaaaaaaaggaaGGGAAAATAAGGTGACGCTAATGacaatcattatattatatacacgagcaaataattcatatttttttttttttatatattaggtcggcaaacaagcgtacggctcacctgatggtaagcgattaccgtagcttatggacaactgcgacaccagaagcatcgcaagcgcgttgccgatccaatccccaatccccccaggagctctggtcaccttactcaccaacaggaacacaatactgcttgaaaacagtattattttgctgtgatcttctgtaaggtcgaggtactaccccagtcgggctgctccatattttgagcaggaaattcctgctgtgccctacctcagttgaatattttcatatacatactatacaaatacatacatacaaaatacttaataagcTGACAACAGTAATCAAAACACAATTACAGTGTTTAATGTCATTTAAACACATAAGTgagataaaaatgttttttcttttctttcattacaataaaaaattttaccGATTcgcataataatttattaatggaCTTTCACCAATTACACGCGAAAAATCGAAGGTAAACTCAGTTAAATCCTTTTTGTGTTGTGGACAGTCTATGAAATTTGTGTCTCCTGACACATGTAGCAGTgttttacagtaatttttttaagttatttatgtgacttttattttttaaaacattatgaaTCACTTCTGTacgcttgaaaacaatattttcatgttCATTGTGGGGtatgaaagatattttttattttttagatattccctataacttatataagtattttcCATTTGATTTTCAAATAGTTTGCTTTcataatatgtacaatttttaattatagatcTGCTTTTTCTCAATAAATACCCAGTTACATACTCTAATGGAGCCTTTATCCACAAAAATTAATAGGCCGGCTGTATcggtatttttgatatgataaaaaAGTATGGCATCTaacaaataaaaacgtttttgaCTAGAAATACctggaaaaatcaataatatattcaataagACTTACCAGCTAAATAACCCATACGAACTGTTTGACTGAACAATTGGGATGCATATTTCACTTTCATTTTCGGTATTTTGTCTTTATTGCAATTGTTCTCAGTCAaagtttttataagttttaatccTTTATAAGATGGATTATTTTCAtacaacatttttatatgtCCCACTTGGCAATTTTTTCTTCACCatacatgtattataattttttttaataagattatTTGATAATCCTGTTAATATATGCAGGATGTCATATAAGAATATGATGCACTTCCCTTCTACTTCAAATACTGAGTGTTTCAAGGTCTCATTTTTTCTTAGATATGTTTGTCTAGTTtcttcaattaaataattgattgcGCTCGTATTTGATGTCCCTTGGTCACAAACGGTAGCCAAAAcagtaaatcatttattttggagttctcttattatattttttatcatacatGCCAAAACAATTTTTGGAGTACTTCCAGCTCAAAGCGCATAATAAATTGGctgcttgtaattttttacaatgCCCCTGATCATAAAAACTAGCACATGATCAGCAATTTTTCTTAGCAGTTCTCCTTTGTTGTTTACAAAACCCgttattctgtttttttttctattatagtCAAAGTGAGGAGTGATTGCCATTTCGTCGAAGATTTAGGGTACATAATTCTTCTATTATACCTTTCACTTTCTCATGCAGttggttaaatatattttcattaaaccCTGGCTTCGAACCATCCTTGGTAACTAGTCTGCTTAAAGTTACTGGAAATGGCAAGACAAAGCAGCTTTTGATGAGCCACCTATAAGCACGCTTGTATAAATATAGTGCTACTATCTTTTCTTCTTTTGTAAATCTTTATTTAACCACTGTTTTTAAGAGTCTTTGTCTTtctgcaatttatttatttattttaacaacttTTGCTTGTTTATCCCTGGACGCTTCTTGGTGGTgcctaaaacaaatttaataaaattaaaaattaagtaaaaatataacaggAATAAGATTATTTCGTATATCTAATCATCTACATAATCATGATCATCATTGTCtcgataaataaaacacaagtaATAAACTAAGAATCATGATGATAACCATTATGATCATGATCACGGTGATCATTATCATCATAAGCATCATCATAATTCtcagtttgtttgtttctttgtgttttatttatattaatcagTAATTCTACAGTTATAGTAGGATAATTCAGAATTTGTATAAATGCCTAGGAAatgtaatatgaaataataaataatagattacatattttatactttgCCAAAACATaaccataaaaattatatacattagcGGTAACATCTATAATAGAGCTCTACAAAATTTTCCATTGGCTCATCTTGTTTTTGGAATAGTTGACCTGTAAATTAAACAAAGGTAATTTTAaaggttatttataaattataatatagtagTCACTAcccatattataaaatataaatgtatgtttataacGGTGGGCAGCTAACCTGCAGCATCAGGATTAAAGAATTGGATCAACAAATTTTCATGCGAACATCTCGCTGATTTcctcaaaaaaataaatcatttgttCAAAGTTGTAAACCTTTTGATGGTCAGAATTTGTAAAATGGTTTAGTGgtgatatttaaaaacgtaAACTTCAAACTAAAAGTTTCGAGGGTTCCAAAAGCGCCCGTCAGAGAAGAGCCCACAAAGAACTCAGCCGGATATATATCCTCAGaatcagaattaaaaaaaaatcttagtagTTCAGAAATATCAGAGAAAGGTGGACATATCAAAAATAATGGTGTAATGTACAATTTCACCATTATTTTTGATATGTCCACAATCCATCAAtgtgtataaattaattattactccataaataaaaatagaaggtACACCTAGGTATCCAGGTGTTTTATACAGGTGTCCGGGATACTTTTAGCGTTATTTTAAGGGCATGTTGTAAGTACAATTTCATCATTAaaaaactcccttttgggggaCTTTACCCCCTGGCCTTGGAATGGCAGCCAGcagcaatttttaattttaatttttgataagaccttttaaaaaagtttttttcttcGTTTCTTAACGTCCTATGTTTATCACAATTATctcattttaaagttaataaagcCACATATCAGTTATAAGACAATTTTAGGCAACATTATAACCAaacatgttataaaaaatatttaaaaacaattttttgcgTAAAATTTgctcaaattaattaatttttgtaacataacaaaaaaagcaGCCGCTTAACATATCTTTTCTTTGCATTTATCTAATAAGTTATGGTTTTACCTAAAATATAACACTAAATTTGAGGTTCTATGTCTTGTATTTCGGAAGTTATTGTATCGTACGTAGGACCCTAAGCGAGCGCAAAACGCGTTTACAGCTACCTGGCCGCAATTAGTGGGAACATTTCTGTGGCCATAGGTCAGAATATGATAAATACAAATTCATTACTTTACAGGACaagcaattaaattattaaggaATCTTGAGGGCACTGTTTTAATATGACACACTCgatatatgaaaaagaaatgaTGTTCAAAAATAAGGAAATGTATTACTAATTTGTAATatcatattactatttattatttattatatcatattacTTTGTCATGTGTGACAATTTTCTTGGCGGTGATCCAGTCCACCATTACAGGTGTCTTCTTTGGTTCTTCCTCCCATGCCGCAATTCTTTCGATTTGGCATCCTGGGAAGTGTGTAGTTATTAACAGTTCTGAGGTTTCCAGATCCGTTTTGGTGTATGTTCCATCCGGTTTTTTCAGGTTACCCAGGTTGTGCACCGGTTCGCTGCACAATATATTCTTAACTCTGTTCGCCTGATTGTTCGTTTCTATGTTGGTACAAAAGCGCCTCCAGCACTCCTTCTTCCTTATTCTGATGCGCCTTTTGTAGTGATATTGGGCCTGCTTGTAGGCATCCCAGTGGTGTTCTAGACGAGTATTCTTTGCTCTGTTGAACAACTTCCTCACCCTGCGTCGTAGCTTTTCGAGCTCCGGTCCCCACCAGTACCCTTTGCAAAACTGCCGCGCTCTAGATGATGAAAGTGGGCATGTTTGTTCGAAGCTGGTGATTAGGCAGTCAGTTATCTGGTTGATATGATTATCAATGTCCTCCGTGCCTTCATGGTTATCGGGTAGTTCGACACCTTTGAGTTTCTCCGCTGTCAGAAGCTCATACCTGCCGCGGTCCATCTTCCGAGGGTTACGGCGGGGTGTAGGTGACGTCAGCGTGACTTCTAGGTTGTATTTGATCCACCGGTGATCAGAGCACGACACGTCGTCAGACACATGCCAATCTGAAATATATTCGGACACATGCTCTGTCGCCAGAGTTAGATCAATGATGGTTTGGGATCTCGAAGTTACAAAAGTTGGTTCCGATCCtctattaataacattaagcTTAGTTGcgagtaaaaaagaaacaaaatcctCACCTCGCTGGTTGTTGTCCTTGCTGCCCCATAGCGCATGGTGCGCATTGGAGTCAGCGGATATGATGAGCTCCAGACCCTGGCGCTCGCAGTACTCAGCAAGCGCGGCCAGCTCCGGAGTGGGGATGTCAGCATCGCCCGGCAAGTAGGCGGATGCCATCACCACATCAGGCAGGCTTGAAGAGGGTTCCTTTTGGAGCCTAACGGTTGTAAGATCTCTGCTGCAGAACTCGGTTATTAAGGTGATGTTCACGTCCCTGTGTGCATAGATACAAGTGCGTGGGTGGTATACGTTGTTATTTAGAAGTAACTTACCTCCAATGTTGTTTAGACCGCAGATTCTCCCGTTCCTGATCCACGGCTCCTGGATCAGGGCCACGGTCTTCGTTTTTCCCTCCAGCAATCTGCGTAGGTTAGCCGTCGCAGTCTGGCTATGCTGGAGGTTAATTTGGGTGATTTTTAGTTGGTTTCTAGGTGGAGCTGGCAGCGCCATCATCGCTGGATAGGATGGCGTCGTCAAGATCACCTGGCTCATCCTTGGAGAGATCACCCAGATCAAATTGGGGACCCACCTCAGACGAGCCGGTGTCGACGACAGGCTCCTTACTGGAGCCCGGCTGTCCCTCCACCATATTGTTATTCGCACTGCCTAGGTCACTAGGGACCTTCTCGTCCGCGCCGAGATTCGGCAGTGCAGTAGTGCGGTCATCGTGGAAGCGAGCGTAGATATTACCAAACTTGTAGTAAATTCTACGCTCGCCTTCTCTCAGCTTTTCCGCGTCATCCTCCGGGATGCCAAGGAGAAGATACATCGTCGCCTTCTCCTCCGTTGGCACCGCATTGTAAAGCGCCCAGTTGGAGACGCGGAACTGCGGATTCTGGCACATGATCCGCAGGTGGATCTTATCCAGAGTATCCTCCGGTTCCACCTGCGGGATCAACAGCCCTACTTTGATGCGCCGCGGGATCTCAGACTGCTTTCTTACAACCAGTCTGGTTCCCGCGCGTGGTGACGAAATCCTCCCTATGGAGCGGCGAAGCCATTGTAGGGCAAAATCGTCCCTGCACCACATCTTAAGGGTGCCCTCACTATGGAAGGCTTTCCCCCTAAACTGCGGTGCAGCGACGGGTGTTGCGGAAGTGGTGGGCGAGAATATTTCCTCGTCCATCACCCCCTGCAACTGCCTCTCAATTGCCTCAGCCTGCTCTTTGGGAGAGGTCGTGGTAGGGTTCCATCATAATCGCGACGCAGTAGTCGTTAGACTTTAACGCGTCAGCGTATTTGATGGAGCCGATGGTATGGGTAGGTTTGCGACGCTTGCCACTACCCTGGGGGGTGAAGGAGTCATCCGGTCGGTCCCGCTTCGCGGGTTTCGACCGACTTGGATGCTCCCCGTGGCTCAACTTCGTCGCGTTCTTGTTTCGGCGTCTGGCTCGTTTGGTTCTGGAGGCGCAGGCAGCAGCAGTTGCCACAACCTCCGAGGGTGCCCCCACAGGTGCAGCTGGCCCGGCTTCGCCAGGGACCTGCGCAACACTGACAGGGGCAGCGTGGGTCCTTTCGTTCCCTTCGGCAGCTTCAAGCGGCCTACTCCCGTCATCAGTCGGGCGTCGCGTTCGCCGCGCCTCCGCACGGACTACAGCCCGCTTCCCCTTGCGAGCCGACACCTGGTCACGTTTTTTGACCTCTCTTCTCTTAACAGTCACCAGGTTCCAGCAAGACTCGTCCTGCCAGGTTTGGGTGGCTGTCGGCATTGCTGCCTTCAGAGAAGTGAGGTCAATAGTGCTTGTACTTGCCTCACTCAGGTGCTGTACCTGAGGTGCAGCCAGTAGCTGGGTTGGCGCAGCACTCAGGTTGTGAGCCCGAGGTGCAGCCGGTTCGATTGTTGGCGCAACACTCAGGTTATGAGCCTGAGGTGCAGCCGGTTGGTTGGTGGtaggcgctccagcagggttGTTCGCCCCCGGTGCGGCCTTGGTGttgagttttttatttttatttttattagaaatgaaGCTTGGTATAAAGTTCATCCTGAGAGTGCTTCCACCCTCCTTCGAGCCCTCAAGTGGGGACGCTGTTAGCGCCAGAAGTCACCTCAGGATATAGAGTCCCACCCCGCTAGGAAGCAGGCCGAGCTGGGCGAGATGATCTCCACCGTCCCACCCGTCGTCCACCCCCAACGGGACAGAGCTCTCGCCTGACGGCCCTCTGACGGGACGTCGCAGCCGATTGACCGGAGGTGGCTAGTCCCCAGCCTCCCGTGTCAGGAGAAATCCAGACCAAAGTGGAGTGTTGCCTAGGAGACGTACAACAGCCGACGCTCTTTCGGCTCAGCCACCAGGAT
Above is a window of Melitaea cinxia chromosome 19, ilMelCinx1.1, whole genome shotgun sequence DNA encoding:
- the LOC123662762 gene encoding uncharacterized protein LOC123662762 is translated as MASAYLPGDADIPTPELAALAEYCERQGLELIISADSNAHHALWGSKDNNQRGEDFVSFLLATKLNVINRGSEPTFVTSRSQTIIDLTLATEHVSEYISDWHVSDDVSCSDHRWIKYNLEVTLTSPTPRRNPRKMDRGRYELLTAEKLKGVELPDNHEGTEDIDNHINQITDCLITSFEQTCPLSSSRARQFCKGYWWGPELEKLRRRVRKLFNRAKNTRLEHHWDAYKQAQYHYKRRIRIRKKECWRRFCTNIETNNQANRVKNILCSEPVHNLGNLKKPDGTYTKTDLETSELLITTHFPGCQIERIAAWEEEPKKTPVMVDWITAKKIVTHDKVI